In Verrucomicrobiia bacterium, a genomic segment contains:
- a CDS encoding DUF2334 domain-containing protein → MHYVILRDDDTNAFTPVEYLERLYRPFLNRGLPVNLATIPSVRSDVTLPDGSPEGYLLAKGQNSPPFAPLTDNPKLVDYLHKNDGYQVLQHGCHHDTWEFDLKNRSEIISRLQHGAKCLADAGFSQPSTFVAPHDKLSKESYEELVKRFSVVSTGWFELRRLPTVWWPQFLWKKVNRHPHWQVDQTLLLSHPGCLLSCYRSYDTMLDRIGEAIDRQPVTVLVTHWWEYFRNNTPDDRFIEVLHRTADYLASRSDVRVISFSELAKNRPVLN, encoded by the coding sequence ATGCACTACGTGATTCTTCGCGATGACGATACAAACGCGTTTACTCCGGTCGAGTATCTGGAAAGGCTCTATCGCCCTTTCCTAAATCGCGGCCTGCCAGTGAACTTGGCCACTATTCCGTCCGTTCGCAGTGATGTCACTTTGCCCGATGGTTCTCCGGAAGGTTATCTGCTGGCAAAAGGCCAGAACTCTCCCCCCTTCGCACCGCTGACGGATAATCCTAAGCTCGTTGACTACCTGCACAAGAACGACGGTTACCAAGTCTTGCAGCACGGCTGTCATCACGACACTTGGGAGTTCGATCTCAAGAACCGCAGTGAAATCATCTCACGTCTGCAACATGGAGCCAAATGCCTCGCGGATGCGGGCTTCTCCCAACCAAGCACATTCGTCGCTCCACACGATAAACTCTCCAAAGAATCTTACGAAGAACTGGTGAAACGCTTCTCCGTCGTTTCCACCGGTTGGTTCGAGCTGCGCCGACTGCCCACCGTTTGGTGGCCGCAATTTCTTTGGAAGAAAGTGAATCGCCATCCCCATTGGCAGGTGGATCAAACCCTCCTTCTCTCCCATCCCGGCTGCCTGCTTTCCTGCTACCGTTCTTACGATACCATGCTGGATCGCATTGGTGAAGCTATCGATCGCCAACCCGTTACTGTCCTAGTGACTCACTGGTGGGAATACTTTCGCAATAATACCCCAGACGATCGTTTTATCGAAGTCCTCCATCGTACGGCAGATTACCTCGCCAGCCGGTCCGATGTCCGCGTGATCTCCTTCAGCGAACTGGCCAAGAACCGCCCAGTGTTAAACTGA